TTACAAAAAGAGAAGTTCTAGCTTCGATTGCAAAGATTTTTGACCCTTTAGGATGGATATGTCCTGTGGTGATAGTTGCTAAAGTTTTAATGCAAAGCCTTTGGCTCGACAACATCGGATGGGATGATCCGTTAAAACCCTTGTCCCTACTAAAATGGAAGACTTTCATTGCAAATCAGTATGGAGTTGATGAGATTCGAATACCTCGTTGGGTAAAATACTCCCCgaattgcaaaattcaagtaCACGGATTTTGCGATTCATCTGAGCTTGCATACGCCGCAGCCATGTACTTGAgggtagaagtaggggaaaataTATATACGAATTTACTTGTCTCTAAATCGAAGGTTGCCCCGATCAAGAAAGTTTCTTTACCCAGACTTGAGCTGTGTGGTGCCTTGCTTTTGGCCGAGCTAGCAGACTCTGTTCttcctcaattaaaatttgaaaattctattCTGGTTCCTTGGAGTGACTCGATGAtcgttttggcatggttgcgaAAGCCCTCTTACACCTGGACAACATTTGTCGCGAATAGGGTTGCCATAATCCAAGAAAAAGTTGGGGGTAATTGGAGGCATGTCCCTACTATAGAAAACCCTGCGGATCTAGCAACCCGGGGGGTGACACCTTTAGAATTAAAGGCGAGTACATTGTGGTGGGAAGGTCCCCCATGGCTAAAAGGTCCAGAAAGTTATTGGCCCGTGAACAAATTATTACCAGAAACGTCCTTGGAGTCTAAACCTCTCAAAACACATATTGCTAGATCGACGATCGAGGAGGATTTTCTATCCCGGTTTTCGAGCCTCTCTAGGGCAGTTCATGTAActgcatatatctttcgcttctTTAGAAAAACTCATCCAATTACGAAGAAAAGTGTTTGTTTTGAAAGCAAACGATTGACAGCAGCTGAGTTAACTTTTGTCCGTTATCGTTTGATGTCTTTATCACAAAGAATGCATTTCGCTAGAGAATACGCTAGCTTCGATTGCAAAGATTTTTGACCCTTTAGGATGGATATGTCCTGTGGTGATAGTTGCTAAAGTTTTAATGCAAAGCCTTTGGCTCGACAACATCGGATGGGATGATCCGTTAAAACCCTTGTCCCTACTAAAATGGAAGACTTTCATTGCAAATCAGTATGGAGTTGATGAGATTCGAATACCTCGTTGGGTAAAATACTCCCCgaattgcaaaattcaagtaCACGGATTTTGCGATTCATCTGAGCTTGCATACGCCGCAGCCATGTACTTGAgggtagaagtaggggaaaataTATATACGAATTTACTTGTCTCTAAATCGAAGGTTGCCCCGATCAAGAAAGTTTCTTTACCCAGACTTGAGCTGTGTGGTGCCTTGCTTTTGGCCGAGCTAGCAGACTCTGTTCttcctcaattaaaatttgaaaattctattCTGGTTCCTTGGAGTGACTCGATGAtcgttttggcatggttgcgaAAGCCCTCTTACACCTGGACAACATTTGTCGCGAATAGGGTTGCCATAATCCAAGAAAAAGTTGGGGGTAATTGGAGGCATGTCCCTACTATAGAAAACCCTGCGGATCTAGCAACCCGGGGGGTGACACCTTTAGAATTAAAGGCGAGTACATTGTGGTGGGAAGGTCCCCCATGGCTAAAAGGTCCAGAAAGTTATTGGCCCGTGAACAAATTATTACCAGAAACGTCCTTGGAGTCTAAACCTCTCAAAACACATATTGCTAGATCGACGATCGAGGAGGATTTTCTATCCCGGTTTTCGAGCCTCTCTAGGGCAGTTCATGTAActgcatatatctttcgcttctTTAGAAAAACTCATCCAATTACGAAGAAAAGTGTTTGTTTTGAAAGCAAACGATTGACAGCAGCTGAGTTAACTTTTGTCCGTTATCGTTTGATGTCTTTATCACAAAGAATGCATTTCGCTAGAGAATACGCTTGTCTCTCACGAATGAAGAAATTGGAATCAAATAGCTCAATCTTATCCTTAACTCCATTCCTCGATAAGGACAGTCTGATTCGTGCCAATGGTCGTTTAGGATCCACCTCTTCTCTCACATACAGTGAGAGGCATCCTGTTATTTTAGCCTATCAGAGTAGTTTCGCTAAACTTTATGTGGCTTTCATCCATAAATTGACTCAACATGGCAGCGTTCAGCTAACATTAGCTACGACGCGACTTGAATGTTGGATTCTCCGGGCAAAGTCGTTGATCAAACATCACATACATCATTGTAAAGAATGCGTTATAGCACGGAAAAAGCGCCTAGGCCAATTGATGGGGGTACTCCCCTCTGAAAGAACCACTTTTAGCAGGCCGTTCACTAATACTGGGGTGGATTACGCTGGCCCATTCGACCTGAAAAACTTTACGGGACGTGGAAGTCGTATTTCGAAGGGATACATATGTCTTTTCGTTTGCTTCAGCACAAAAGCTGTGCACTTGGAACCGGTCAGTGACCTTTCGTCTTCTGCTTTTTTGGCCGCGCTCACTCGTTTTGTCGCCCGTCGTGGCTGCCCCCATCGCATATATTCCGATAATGGTAGAAATTTCGTTGGGGCTGCAAAGGAACTACGTAGGGACTTTATGAAAACTATTTCGCAACTAAAAGATGATGCCATCGCCAAATATGGATACCAGAAACTAGAATGGCATTTTATACCCGCTGCCTCGCCCCACATGGGAGGTCTGTGGGAAGCGGGTATCAAAAGTTGCAAAACGCATCTTAAGAAAATGTCTGGCCAAATCAGGCACACATTTGAGGAATTCGCGACTATTTTGGCCAGCATAGAGTCGTGTATGAATTCCCGTCCTCTAGCTGCTCTCTCTGACAGCGATAACGATATCACAGCATTGACTCCtggtcattttttaattggctcatCGCTTTTGTCACCGCCAGAGCCCGAAAACGCTTCTCAAAAGATATCTCTTTTAAATCGCTGGAATCGTTTGAAGATTATCCAGCTCGAATTTTGTAGACGTtggaaatctgaatatttaaaagagatgacaaaaagaagtaaaTGGACAGATTCTCAACGAGACTTACAAGTCGACGACTTGGTGGTTTTGAGAAATGAATCTCTTTGCCCAAATGAATGGCGACTGGGTCGCATTATCAAACTTTATCATGGTAACGATGGCCGAGTGAGAGTAGTTGATCTTAAAACCCAAGCGGGAGTACTTACGCGgtctgttcataaactagttctGTTGCCTAACTCTGATCAATAGATCTACCCTTGCTTTGTCACTCTGTGTCGCTTTTCTTTCTTTCCGTTTTCAACATCGACCCTCACTTTTGCTCCACCTATCTCATCTTTTGCAGCCATGAATTTCCAAGAAGCGTATCTTTGTCCACTGTGTTCTAGCCGTCACTCATTCCGGAACTGCCGCAAATTTCTGGTGAAGTCtccatttgaaaaagaaaaatatctgCGTGAGAACCGATTTTGTGTAAACTGTATGGGAATGTCTCACCAAATACTTAGCTGTCCGTGTAGTCATGGCTGTCGCATTTGTTCCCAAGGGCACCATACCATGTTACACAGTCTAGATGAAGCTGCAAGTGTTTGGCTACGGATGACGGCATGGGTTTGCTTACGTTGTCCTGGTAAACAAAATCATCGAATCCGAGTTCGAGCTTTGTTAGACCCGAACTCTCCGAACAGTTATTTCGTGTATAATGAATCTTTTCCGTTTGAAGTCGACGGTATTGGCTCTAAACTTCCAGTCCAATTAACATCCACGAGAGATATTG
This is a stretch of genomic DNA from Haematobia irritans isolate KBUSLIRL chromosome 4, ASM5000362v1, whole genome shotgun sequence. It encodes these proteins:
- the LOC142235664 gene encoding uncharacterized protein LOC142235664; translated protein: MQSLWLDNIGWDDPLKPLSLLKWKTFIANQYGVDEIRIPRWVKYSPNCKIQVHGFCDSSELAYAAAMYLRVEVGENIYTNLLVSKSKVAPIKKVSLPRLELCGALLLAELADSVLPQLKFENSILVPWSDSMIVLAWLRKPSYTWTTFVANRVAIIQEKVGGNWRHVPTIENPADLATRGVTPLELKASTLWWEGPPWLKGPESYWPVNKLLPETSLESKPLKTHIARSTIEEDFLSRFSSLSRAVHVTAYIFRFFRKTHPITKKSVCFESKRLTAAELTFVRYRLMSLSQRMHFAREYACLSRMKKLESNSSILSLTPFLDKDSLIRANGRLGSTSSLTYSERHPVILAYQSSFAKLYVAFIHKLTQHGSVQLTLATTRLECWILRAKSLIKHHIHHCKECVIARKKRLGQLMGVLPSERTTFSRPFTNTGVDYAGPFDLKNFTGRGSRISKGYICLFVCFSTKAVHLEPVSDLSSSAFLAALTRFVARRGCPHRIYSDNGRNFVGAAKELRRDFMKTISQLKDDAIAKYGYQKLEWHFIPAASPHMGGLWEAGIKSCKTHLKKMSGQIRHTFEEFATILASIESCMNSRPLAALSDSDNDITALTPGHFLIGSSLLSPPEPENASQKISLLNRWNRLKIIQLEFCRRWKSEYLKEMTKRSKWTDSQRDLQVDDLVVLRNESLCPNEWRLGRIIKLYHGNDGRVRVVDLKTQAGVLTRSVHKLVLLPNSDQ